The Microlunatus antarcticus genome window below encodes:
- a CDS encoding peptide MFS transporter, producing MSTGLVEKDRPGTGRTFFGHPLGLANLAGVEMWERFSFYGMQGILVYYLYYSVTEGGLGLPQSAATSIVGAYGGLVYLSAILGAWVADRLLGAERTLLAAAVVIMLGHISLAVVPGLAGVGIGLVCIALGSGSLKTTTSSVLGDLYSSEDTRRDAGFSIYYMGVNLGALFGPLLTGLLQGMKGFHWGFGLAAVGMALGLTQYLLLRRRTLGDVGRTVANPLDRRGRIRYGAAALVVVLLVIVLSLVGVITAGRLSAIVVGITVVATIALFAVILTSNKITDDERNRVVSFIPMFVASAVFWSLFQQQSTVIAVYADQRLDRTIFGWTMPPSFVQSINPVFIIVFAGVFAALWTRLGERQPPTPVKFALGTLFMGVAFLLFLPFANGAPNSTPLLWLVLILFFFTLAELCLSPVGQSLSTKLAPAAFHTQMIALYFLSIAVGTATAGTLAGFYDPERETPYFLIIGLASIAVGVLLLLARRWISARMVGVR from the coding sequence ATGAGCACTGGTCTGGTCGAGAAGGACCGCCCGGGCACCGGCCGTACGTTCTTCGGCCACCCGCTGGGCCTGGCGAACCTCGCCGGCGTCGAGATGTGGGAGCGTTTCAGCTTCTACGGGATGCAGGGCATCCTCGTCTACTACCTCTACTACAGCGTCACCGAGGGCGGTCTGGGGCTGCCGCAGAGCGCGGCGACCTCGATCGTCGGGGCGTACGGCGGGCTGGTCTACCTCTCCGCGATCCTCGGCGCCTGGGTCGCGGACCGGCTCCTGGGCGCGGAGCGGACGTTGCTCGCCGCGGCGGTCGTGATCATGCTCGGGCACATCTCGCTGGCCGTCGTCCCCGGGCTCGCCGGAGTCGGGATCGGCCTCGTCTGCATCGCGCTGGGCTCGGGGTCGCTCAAGACCACGACCAGCTCGGTGCTCGGTGATCTCTACTCATCCGAGGACACGCGTCGCGACGCCGGCTTCTCCATCTACTACATGGGCGTCAACCTCGGCGCCCTGTTCGGCCCGCTGCTGACCGGCCTGCTGCAGGGCATGAAGGGCTTCCACTGGGGCTTCGGCCTCGCCGCGGTGGGGATGGCCCTCGGCCTGACCCAGTACCTGCTGCTGCGGCGCCGCACCCTCGGCGACGTCGGCCGCACCGTCGCCAACCCGCTCGACCGGCGTGGGCGGATCCGCTACGGCGCGGCCGCGCTGGTCGTGGTGCTGCTGGTGATCGTGCTCTCGCTGGTCGGCGTCATCACGGCCGGACGGCTCTCCGCGATCGTCGTGGGCATCACCGTCGTCGCCACCATCGCGTTGTTCGCGGTGATCCTGACGTCGAACAAGATCACGGACGACGAGCGCAACCGGGTGGTCTCGTTCATCCCGATGTTCGTCGCGAGCGCGGTCTTCTGGTCGCTGTTCCAGCAGCAGAGCACCGTCATCGCCGTGTACGCCGACCAGCGCCTCGACCGGACGATCTTCGGCTGGACGATGCCACCGAGCTTCGTGCAGTCGATCAACCCCGTGTTCATCATTGTCTTCGCCGGGGTGTTCGCCGCGCTGTGGACGCGGCTAGGGGAGCGGCAGCCCCCGACCCCGGTGAAGTTCGCGCTGGGCACGCTCTTCATGGGCGTGGCGTTCCTGCTGTTCCTGCCCTTCGCGAACGGCGCGCCCAACAGCACCCCGCTGCTCTGGCTGGTGCTGATCCTGTTCTTCTTCACCCTCGCCGAGCTGTGCCTGTCCCCGGTCGGCCAGTCGCTGTCCACCAAGCTCGCGCCGGCCGCCTTTCACACCCAGATGATCGCGCTGTACTTCCTCTCGATCGCCGTGGGCACCGCCACGGCGGGGACGCTCGCCGGCTTCTACGACCCCGAGCGCGAGACCCCGTACTTCCTGATCATCGGCCTTGCCTCGATCGCCGTGGGCGTGCTGCTGCTCCTCGCTCGGCGCTGGATCAGCGCGCGGATGGTGGGGGTCCGCTGA
- a CDS encoding carbohydrate ABC transporter permease: protein MAVALPETTAAPETPLRTSAGRRPMSINRLARIVTMLLVAAAFVFPIIGFVAMSFRNADEVAAGQGGFLGLGGVSWENVRYSWSQVDGFGPGNGGLFVQWMTNSLVISIGGALIAVVAAIPAGYAMARLRFRGRRVLLFVTLLAMVMPNTVLVIPLFLEVAAIGAVGQLWPVIVIMGFFPFGCYLAYIHFMTTMPPELVEAARIDGLNEISIFTKVAIPISKQAVALVAFFSFVANWTNFFLPLALLSSNQNNKTVSIGLQELIGASPLFNPTVAAGLNVKLYMPQLALATFLSMLPLLIVFLGAQRFLMRGQTVGAVKG, encoded by the coding sequence ATGGCCGTCGCTCTGCCGGAAACCACTGCCGCTCCCGAGACGCCCCTCCGCACGTCGGCCGGCCGTCGCCCGATGTCGATCAACCGGCTGGCCCGCATCGTCACGATGCTGCTCGTCGCCGCCGCCTTCGTGTTCCCGATCATCGGCTTCGTCGCCATGTCCTTCCGCAACGCGGACGAGGTCGCGGCGGGCCAGGGCGGGTTCCTCGGGCTCGGCGGGGTGTCGTGGGAGAACGTCCGCTACTCCTGGTCCCAGGTCGACGGCTTCGGGCCGGGCAACGGGGGACTGTTCGTCCAGTGGATGACCAACTCGCTGGTGATCTCGATCGGGGGCGCGCTCATCGCCGTCGTCGCCGCGATCCCGGCCGGCTACGCGATGGCCCGGCTCCGCTTCCGCGGCCGCCGCGTCCTGCTCTTCGTCACCCTGCTCGCCATGGTCATGCCGAACACCGTGCTCGTCATCCCGCTGTTCCTCGAGGTGGCGGCGATCGGCGCGGTCGGGCAGCTGTGGCCCGTCATCGTGATCATGGGGTTCTTCCCGTTCGGCTGCTACCTCGCCTACATCCACTTCATGACGACGATGCCGCCCGAGCTGGTCGAGGCCGCGCGAATCGACGGGCTGAACGAGATCTCGATCTTCACCAAGGTGGCGATCCCGATCTCCAAGCAGGCCGTCGCCCTGGTCGCGTTCTTCTCCTTCGTGGCGAACTGGACGAACTTCTTCCTCCCGCTCGCCCTGCTCAGCTCCAACCAGAACAACAAGACCGTCTCCATCGGTCTGCAGGAGCTCATCGGCGCGAGCCCGCTGTTCAACCCGACCGTCGCGGCCGGGCTGAACGTCAAGCTCTACATGCCCCAGCTCGCGCTGGCGACGTTCCTCAGCATGCTGCCGCTGCTGATCGTGTTCCTGGGCGCCCAGCGGTTCCTCATGCGCGGTCAGACGGTCGGGGCGGTCAAGGGCTGA
- a CDS encoding carbohydrate ABC transporter permease, whose product MTVASSARTDSATAADAAVAGPSRRPSRRTSRRVEAVGAWTLCAPYVVLLLIAGIVPIGYAFATALQTPPTPLNPAVGFGGLKSFETVVTDFRFLRTFGNIASVLVIWLPIMMIGIVGLALLVHASPGRFGNVMRFVYYLPGALAGVANFVLWVYLLNPSSSPIRAFWSALGLTDIKSVVVSGNNLSFILAAMLFFQGVGTWIVIVNGGLNGIDEAVLEAAEIDGAGPWRVAWDVKLPIIRPWIGYAALMNLAYGFQLFLEPQLLDQVASNALPDQYSPSQLGYAFAFSNYNFPAAAAMSLILLAITLGIGLIIVFKSGLFSEETH is encoded by the coding sequence ATGACCGTGGCCTCCTCGGCCCGGACGGACTCTGCGACGGCGGCCGACGCCGCCGTCGCAGGTCCGTCCAGGCGACCGTCTCGACGCACCTCGCGGCGCGTCGAGGCGGTCGGCGCGTGGACCCTCTGCGCGCCGTACGTCGTCCTGCTGCTGATCGCCGGGATCGTCCCGATCGGCTACGCCTTCGCGACGGCCCTGCAGACGCCGCCGACCCCGCTCAACCCGGCGGTCGGCTTCGGCGGGCTGAAGAGCTTCGAGACGGTCGTCACCGACTTCCGGTTCCTGCGGACCTTCGGCAACATCGCCAGCGTCCTGGTCATCTGGCTGCCGATCATGATGATCGGGATCGTCGGCCTGGCCCTCCTGGTGCACGCGAGCCCCGGCCGCTTCGGCAACGTGATGCGCTTCGTCTACTACCTCCCCGGTGCGCTCGCCGGCGTGGCGAACTTCGTGCTCTGGGTGTACCTGCTCAACCCGAGCTCGTCGCCGATCCGGGCGTTCTGGAGCGCCCTCGGCCTCACCGACATCAAGTCGGTCGTCGTCTCGGGGAACAACCTGTCCTTCATCCTCGCGGCGATGCTGTTCTTCCAGGGCGTCGGCACGTGGATCGTGATCGTCAACGGCGGGCTCAACGGGATCGACGAGGCCGTGCTCGAGGCGGCTGAGATCGACGGTGCGGGCCCGTGGCGCGTCGCCTGGGACGTCAAGCTGCCGATCATCCGGCCGTGGATCGGCTACGCGGCGCTGATGAACCTCGCGTACGGCTTCCAGCTCTTCCTCGAGCCCCAGCTGCTCGACCAGGTCGCCTCGAACGCGCTGCCCGACCAGTACTCGCCGAGCCAGCTCGGCTACGCCTTCGCGTTCTCCAACTACAACTTCCCGGCCGCCGCCGCGATGTCGCTCATCCTGCTCGCCATCACCCTCGGCATCGGGCTGATCATCGTGTTCAAGAGCGGGCTGTTCAGCGAGGAGACCCACTGA
- a CDS encoding ABC transporter substrate-binding protein — MKTTDIKSRTRTTLGLVGASLAVLIASACGGGGGGGLPGQAGASAPAQTDSGGAITVWVDPPRVPAAEAFKKANPDIETTINQIDGTVGSKALSQQFAQFNQAKQGWPDAIFFPSNDDIAWASGAQINYAADLTSQVPDLIKGYDPAVLAPCNIDGKIRCLRNDAAPDVFWYNQKFFSANGYTPPKTWEEYGTLAVKIAAEHPGKVSAFLGDAYAPDRYLWASGCPTNQRLSETSVMINLDDAKCQRAKKLVGEMVTGKAASNLGIFDADAAKAGKDLVMSPGALWWGDYLFNQTWKIDAGTMTATTPLTWQGESQPSTGNEGGGLWGVSSHITGKQLENTLKFATFVVSDPRWQVELSTGLPAYGPVQDDWIAKQKASKYFADNDATFAAFKQAATYVPGDHAYTLYNTGGIWTETVAKDLVAGKSFDEAWTTFGSELNNQAKSQGYEVKTTP; from the coding sequence ATGAAGACCACGGACATCAAGAGTCGTACGCGAACGACGCTGGGTCTGGTCGGCGCGTCGCTCGCCGTGCTGATCGCCTCGGCGTGCGGCGGCGGGGGCGGCGGCGGGCTGCCCGGCCAGGCCGGTGCCTCGGCGCCGGCGCAGACCGACTCGGGCGGCGCCATCACGGTGTGGGTCGACCCGCCCCGGGTGCCCGCGGCGGAGGCCTTCAAGAAGGCCAACCCCGACATCGAGACGACGATCAACCAGATCGACGGCACGGTCGGCAGCAAGGCCCTGTCGCAGCAGTTCGCCCAGTTCAACCAGGCGAAGCAAGGCTGGCCCGACGCCATCTTCTTCCCGTCCAACGACGACATCGCCTGGGCCTCCGGCGCGCAGATCAACTACGCGGCCGACCTGACGTCGCAGGTGCCCGACCTGATCAAGGGCTACGACCCGGCGGTCCTCGCGCCCTGCAACATCGACGGCAAGATCCGCTGCCTGCGCAACGACGCCGCCCCGGACGTGTTCTGGTACAACCAGAAGTTCTTCAGCGCCAACGGCTACACCCCGCCCAAGACGTGGGAGGAGTACGGGACGCTCGCGGTCAAGATCGCCGCCGAGCACCCGGGCAAGGTGAGCGCCTTCCTCGGCGACGCCTACGCCCCGGACCGCTACCTGTGGGCGAGCGGCTGCCCGACGAACCAGCGGCTCAGCGAGACATCGGTCATGATCAACCTCGACGACGCCAAGTGCCAGCGGGCCAAGAAGCTCGTCGGCGAGATGGTGACCGGCAAGGCCGCCTCCAACCTCGGCATCTTCGACGCCGACGCGGCCAAGGCCGGGAAGGACCTCGTCATGAGCCCGGGTGCGCTCTGGTGGGGCGACTACCTGTTCAACCAGACGTGGAAGATCGACGCCGGCACCATGACGGCGACGACCCCGCTGACCTGGCAGGGCGAGTCCCAGCCCTCCACCGGCAACGAGGGTGGCGGCCTGTGGGGCGTCTCCAGCCACATCACCGGCAAGCAGCTCGAGAACACGCTCAAGTTCGCCACCTTCGTGGTGAGCGACCCGCGCTGGCAGGTCGAGCTGAGCACCGGGCTGCCGGCGTACGGGCCCGTCCAGGACGACTGGATCGCCAAGCAGAAGGCGTCGAAGTACTTCGCCGACAACGACGCCACCTTCGCGGCGTTCAAGCAGGCGGCGACGTACGTCCCCGGTGACCACGCCTACACGCTCTACAACACCGGCGGGATCTGGACCGAGACGGTCGCCAAGGACCTCGTCGCCGGCAAGAGCTTCGACGAGGCCTGGACGACCTTCGGCAGCGAGCTGAACAACCAGGCCAAGTCGCAGGGCTACGAGGTGAAGACCACCCCATGA
- a CDS encoding aldo/keto reductase — protein sequence MSSTPDDAVDPASVPARTLTNGDAMPAVGLGTFGSDRYSTAQVAEAVRGGLEVGYRLVDCAAVYGNEAQIGQVFADAFSDRVVERDDLFVVSKLWNDSHGAEGVASAVRKTLTDLGLNHLDGYFVHWPFPNHHPPAADPDARDPDARPYVHEVFMETWRAMELLVDQGLVRHLGLSNVTVPKLEQILADARVRPSLNELELHPCFQQPELFDLCVAEGVQPIGYSPLGSPSRPERDRTPGDHVDTEHPAVVAAAQAHGVHPALVCLKWAVQRGQVPIPFAVKRSQYVSNLRAVTTDPLTDAEMTALTQADAGDRLIKGQVFLWPGASSWEDLWDVDGSTATWGTR from the coding sequence GTGAGCTCGACCCCCGACGACGCCGTCGACCCGGCCTCGGTGCCCGCCCGCACGCTGACGAACGGCGACGCGATGCCGGCTGTCGGGCTGGGGACCTTCGGCTCCGACCGCTACAGCACCGCGCAGGTCGCCGAGGCCGTACGCGGTGGGCTCGAGGTCGGCTACCGCCTCGTCGACTGCGCCGCGGTCTACGGCAACGAGGCGCAGATCGGGCAGGTCTTCGCGGACGCGTTCAGCGACCGCGTGGTCGAGCGTGACGACCTGTTCGTGGTGTCGAAGCTGTGGAACGACAGCCACGGCGCCGAGGGCGTGGCGTCCGCGGTCCGGAAGACGCTCACCGACCTCGGGTTGAACCACCTCGACGGCTACTTCGTCCACTGGCCCTTCCCCAACCACCACCCGCCGGCCGCAGACCCCGACGCCCGCGACCCGGACGCCCGGCCGTACGTGCACGAGGTGTTCATGGAGACCTGGCGGGCGATGGAGCTGCTCGTCGACCAGGGCCTCGTGCGCCACCTCGGCCTGTCCAACGTGACCGTGCCCAAGCTGGAGCAGATCCTCGCCGACGCGCGCGTGCGGCCGTCGCTGAACGAGCTGGAGCTGCACCCCTGCTTCCAGCAGCCCGAGCTCTTCGACCTCTGCGTGGCCGAGGGCGTCCAGCCGATCGGCTACTCGCCGCTGGGCTCCCCCTCGCGCCCGGAGCGCGACCGGACGCCGGGCGACCACGTCGACACCGAGCACCCGGCCGTGGTCGCCGCCGCGCAGGCGCACGGCGTGCACCCGGCGCTGGTCTGCCTCAAGTGGGCCGTCCAGCGCGGGCAGGTGCCGATCCCCTTCGCGGTCAAGCGGTCGCAGTACGTGTCGAACCTGCGTGCGGTCACGACCGACCCGCTGACCGACGCGGAGATGACCGCGCTGACGCAGGCCGACGCGGGCGACCGGCTGATCAAGGGTCAGGTCTTCCTGTGGCCGGGCGCGAGCTCGTGGGAGGACCTGTGGGACGTCGACGGCTCGACGGCGACCTGGGGCACAAGATGA
- a CDS encoding LacI family DNA-binding transcriptional regulator yields MSEPRARAVRPGRSPVTYKDLQEHTGLSLSTISKYFNGLPLRESNRVAVETAASELGYRVNTLARSLRTQRSRTVGVLLPVLDNPFHLSIIAGIEAALSDSGVGVVVSASRGAHGEPGAAVDSLAGRMVDGIIAVPAAHDAATLVAVSGRGLPVVLIDRLVDGLDGDAVVLDNADAARQAVRHVVDHGHRRVAAIAGPPDIWSLRGRSDGFLDAMRQHSLEVGPGAVRSGPLTVESGVASMRSLLAEPERPTAVVCLNYELTVGALIALNESGLRIPEDISFVGFDSLELSQVIKPRLSMVVQPTHEIAVRAADLMRRRLEPQPESELEPGAQAGPDPYQRVVLRAELVPGGSVARPRD; encoded by the coding sequence ATGAGCGAGCCGCGCGCCCGGGCCGTGAGGCCGGGGCGGTCCCCCGTGACCTACAAGGACCTGCAGGAGCACACCGGGCTGTCGCTGTCGACGATCTCGAAGTACTTCAACGGGCTCCCGCTCCGGGAGTCGAACCGCGTGGCCGTGGAGACCGCGGCCTCCGAGCTCGGCTATCGCGTGAACACGCTTGCCCGGAGCCTGCGGACGCAGCGCTCACGCACGGTCGGCGTGCTGCTGCCGGTGCTCGACAACCCCTTCCACCTCAGCATCATCGCCGGGATCGAGGCGGCGCTGAGCGACAGCGGCGTGGGGGTCGTGGTGAGCGCCAGCCGTGGCGCGCACGGCGAGCCGGGTGCGGCGGTCGACTCGCTCGCGGGCCGGATGGTCGACGGCATCATCGCGGTGCCGGCGGCGCACGACGCGGCCACGCTCGTCGCCGTCTCCGGGCGCGGGCTGCCGGTCGTGCTCATCGACCGCCTCGTCGACGGGCTCGACGGGGACGCGGTCGTGCTCGACAACGCCGACGCAGCGCGGCAGGCCGTGCGCCACGTGGTCGACCACGGGCACCGGCGGGTGGCGGCGATCGCCGGCCCGCCCGACATCTGGAGCCTGCGCGGGCGCAGCGACGGCTTCCTCGACGCGATGCGCCAGCACAGCCTCGAGGTCGGGCCGGGCGCCGTCCGGTCCGGTCCGCTGACCGTCGAGTCCGGGGTAGCGAGCATGCGCAGCCTGCTCGCCGAGCCCGAGCGCCCGACCGCCGTCGTGTGCCTGAACTACGAGCTCACGGTCGGCGCGCTCATCGCGCTCAACGAGTCGGGGCTGCGGATCCCCGAGGACATCTCGTTCGTCGGCTTCGACTCGCTCGAGCTCTCGCAGGTGATCAAGCCCCGCCTGTCGATGGTCGTCCAGCCCACGCACGAGATCGCCGTCCGGGCCGCCGACCTGATGCGCCGCCGGCTGGAGCCGCAGCCCGAGTCCGAGCTCGAGCCCGGCGCCCAGGCCGGGCCGGACCCGTACCAGCGCGTCGTGCTGCGCGCCGAGCTCGTCCCCGGCGGCTCCGTCGCCCGTCCCCGCGACTGA
- a CDS encoding RbsD/FucU family protein gives MLNYTLTHPPLLRALAAAGHGSQVLLADGNYPAATAKPAGAEVIHLNLRPGLLSVTEVLGPLLDAVNIEAGRVMALPDGGAVPAHAEYEQMLGAQVDFAVMERFAFYDAARGPDVAFVVATGDQRICANLLLTIGVRT, from the coding sequence GTGCTCAACTACACCCTCACCCACCCCCCGCTGCTGCGGGCGCTGGCCGCCGCCGGCCACGGCTCGCAGGTGCTGCTGGCCGACGGGAACTACCCCGCCGCGACCGCCAAGCCCGCGGGCGCCGAGGTCATCCACCTCAACCTGCGGCCCGGCCTGCTGAGCGTGACCGAGGTGCTGGGCCCGCTCCTGGACGCCGTGAACATCGAGGCGGGGCGCGTGATGGCGCTGCCCGACGGCGGTGCCGTCCCCGCCCACGCCGAGTACGAGCAGATGCTCGGCGCGCAGGTCGACTTCGCCGTGATGGAGCGCTTCGCCTTCTACGACGCGGCCCGCGGACCCGACGTGGCCTTCGTGGTGGCCACGGGCGACCAGCGGATCTGCGCGAACCTGCTGCTGACCATCGGCGTCCGGACCTGA
- a CDS encoding aldo/keto reductase, whose amino-acid sequence MQVRRLRTGLPLTEIGFGGAQLGNLPQALDDEVALRALDAAWEHGIRYFDTAPHYGLGLSERRLGQALAGRPRGEFVVSTKVGRLLVPTPERANQRDPEFDVPATHERVRDYSADGVRRSLEGSMTRLGLDHVDIVYVHDPDDEYAETAFTQGIPALVELREQGVVGAVGVGMKHPEGPCEAIRRTDLDVVMVAGRYTVLEQQALTELLPLALERGVGYVAAGVFQSGLLSRPRPSEGLTYDHGPVPPGLLARVNALADLAERYGVQLPDVAVQFPLRHPAVVSVPLGVRTAAEIAENERRCAVSIPEDLWAELEALNRTS is encoded by the coding sequence ATGCAGGTGCGTCGACTGAGGACCGGGCTGCCGCTCACCGAGATCGGCTTCGGGGGTGCGCAGCTCGGGAACCTCCCCCAAGCCCTCGACGACGAAGTCGCTCTCCGCGCGCTGGACGCGGCCTGGGAGCACGGCATCCGCTACTTCGACACGGCCCCGCACTACGGCCTCGGCCTGTCCGAGCGCCGCCTCGGGCAGGCGCTCGCGGGTCGTCCGCGCGGCGAGTTCGTCGTCTCGACCAAGGTCGGGCGCCTGCTCGTGCCGACCCCGGAGCGGGCGAACCAGCGCGACCCGGAGTTCGACGTCCCGGCGACGCACGAGCGCGTGCGTGATTACAGCGCCGACGGCGTACGCCGCAGCCTGGAGGGGAGCATGACGCGCCTCGGGCTGGACCACGTCGACATCGTCTACGTGCACGACCCCGACGACGAGTACGCCGAGACCGCGTTCACCCAGGGGATCCCCGCGCTGGTCGAGCTCCGCGAGCAGGGCGTCGTCGGCGCGGTCGGCGTGGGGATGAAGCACCCGGAGGGTCCGTGCGAGGCGATCCGGCGGACCGACCTCGACGTCGTGATGGTCGCGGGCCGCTACACCGTGCTTGAGCAGCAGGCCCTGACCGAGCTGCTGCCGCTCGCGCTCGAACGGGGCGTCGGCTACGTCGCCGCAGGCGTCTTCCAGTCCGGCCTGCTCAGCCGGCCGCGGCCGTCGGAAGGGCTGACGTACGACCACGGCCCCGTCCCGCCCGGCCTGCTCGCCCGCGTGAACGCCCTCGCCGACCTCGCCGAGCGGTACGGCGTCCAGCTGCCCGACGTGGCGGTGCAGTTCCCGCTGCGGCACCCCGCCGTCGTGTCGGTCCCCCTGGGCGTCCGGACGGCCGCGGAGATCGCCGAGAACGAACGCCGCTGCGCGGTCTCGATCCCCGAGGACCTGTGGGCGGAGCTCGAGGCCCTGAACCGGACAAGCTAG
- a CDS encoding alpha/beta fold hydrolase — protein MSATPTPPVITSRRFRTARHTTHYLESGPADGPLMIFLHGWLSIGLIWRAQLEAFAAEGWHCVAPDLRGFGGSSTPACTDAYTTREVVADLVELHDHLGGAPAIWVGHDWGSVVAGAVAAHEPARTRGVVLTSWAYFPGSNALSTLVPLVDRSLYPADVYPDGQWDYYRYYATHFETAVADLDADPAATLAYVYRSGSPEAVGRVAPTATTTRDGGRFGAAHHAPPTAPDADLWPAADFDVLVDAFARTGFRASCAWYVNDDANVAYAREATDGGRLAQPVLFVNGDWDPICGITGNRQGDPMRAACEDLTVTNLPAGHWLPLERPAEHVEAIRSWLERAGL, from the coding sequence ATGAGCGCCACGCCCACGCCGCCGGTGATCACCTCGCGCAGGTTCCGTACAGCGCGTCACACGACGCACTACCTCGAGAGCGGGCCGGCCGACGGACCGCTGATGATCTTCCTCCACGGCTGGCTGAGCATCGGCCTGATCTGGCGGGCCCAGCTCGAGGCGTTCGCCGCCGAGGGCTGGCACTGCGTCGCTCCCGACCTGCGCGGCTTCGGCGGTTCCTCCACCCCGGCGTGCACCGACGCGTACACCACCCGGGAGGTCGTGGCCGACCTGGTCGAGCTCCACGACCACCTCGGCGGCGCGCCCGCGATCTGGGTGGGCCACGACTGGGGCAGCGTCGTGGCCGGTGCGGTCGCCGCGCACGAACCCGCACGCACCCGGGGCGTCGTGCTGACCTCGTGGGCGTACTTTCCGGGCTCCAACGCCCTGTCGACCCTCGTCCCGCTGGTCGACCGGAGCCTCTACCCGGCCGACGTCTACCCGGACGGCCAGTGGGACTACTACCGCTACTACGCGACCCACTTCGAGACGGCGGTCGCCGACCTCGACGCCGACCCGGCCGCGACGCTGGCGTACGTCTACCGGTCCGGTAGCCCGGAAGCGGTGGGTCGGGTCGCACCCACGGCCACGACCACGCGGGACGGCGGGCGCTTCGGTGCCGCGCACCACGCTCCGCCGACGGCACCCGATGCGGACCTCTGGCCGGCGGCCGACTTCGACGTGCTGGTGGACGCCTTCGCGAGGACCGGCTTCCGCGCCTCCTGCGCCTGGTACGTCAACGACGACGCCAACGTCGCCTACGCGCGGGAGGCGACCGACGGGGGTCGCCTCGCGCAACCGGTGCTCTTCGTCAACGGCGACTGGGACCCGATCTGCGGCATCACCGGCAACCGCCAGGGCGACCCGATGCGGGCCGCGTGCGAGGACCTCACGGTGACCAACCTGCCCGCCGGGCACTGGCTCCCACTCGAGCGCCCAGCCGAGCACGTCGAGGCGATTCGGAGCTGGCTCGAGCGCGCTGGCCTGTGA
- a CDS encoding MFS transporter: protein MLSRPTSFVVAGAAGAATLTAASAPSPLYPVYQRLWDLSAFTLTVVFAVYVAALLVALLTVGSLSDRVGRRPVASASLVLLALGMVLFSVAGGVGGLLTARVVQGFAVGAATGTVTAMIMDSAPSPRTGSVVSSAVPALGIAIGAVLAGGLVEFAPLPRQLVFWVLAVAYVALAGLVWLVPDRDRSGASSREPVWRSLLPSVGLPSATRPVFLALVPSICATWALSGLYLSLGSSIVGTVLGVRSHFLVGLVLGVFFLAGLGGTVVSASLPVRVRGWFGHGALVVGVLITVVALPRGSTPLYVVGSVVAGVGFGAAFRSAVNALGEAAPSAERGQVFATMYVVSYVAFSVPALAAGLAVARFWLEPTAVAYGALDVALVLVAMIIGAVRTHRDDHGDARRPSAVKR, encoded by the coding sequence GTGCTCAGCCGTCCCACCTCGTTCGTCGTCGCCGGAGCCGCCGGCGCCGCGACGTTGACGGCGGCCTCCGCGCCGTCGCCGCTCTACCCCGTCTACCAGCGGCTCTGGGACCTGTCGGCCTTCACGCTGACGGTCGTCTTCGCCGTGTACGTCGCCGCGCTGCTTGTCGCCCTGCTGACCGTCGGCTCGCTGTCGGACCGGGTCGGGCGCCGACCGGTGGCCTCCGCGTCCCTGGTGCTCCTCGCGCTGGGGATGGTGCTCTTCTCGGTCGCCGGGGGCGTCGGCGGCCTGCTGACGGCCCGGGTCGTGCAGGGGTTCGCCGTCGGTGCCGCCACCGGGACGGTCACGGCCATGATCATGGACTCGGCCCCGAGCCCACGGACCGGCTCGGTGGTGAGCAGTGCCGTCCCCGCGCTGGGCATCGCGATCGGCGCGGTCCTCGCGGGCGGCCTCGTCGAGTTCGCCCCGCTCCCGCGCCAGCTCGTCTTCTGGGTCCTCGCCGTCGCGTACGTCGCACTCGCCGGGCTCGTGTGGCTGGTCCCCGACCGCGACCGCTCCGGAGCATCGTCCCGGGAGCCGGTCTGGCGGTCGCTGCTGCCGAGCGTCGGGCTACCGTCGGCGACCCGGCCGGTCTTCCTCGCCCTGGTCCCGTCGATCTGCGCGACCTGGGCGCTCTCCGGCCTCTACCTCTCCCTCGGGTCGTCGATCGTCGGCACCGTCCTCGGCGTGCGCAGCCACTTCCTCGTGGGCCTCGTCCTCGGGGTGTTCTTCCTCGCGGGACTGGGCGGGACCGTCGTCTCGGCGTCCCTGCCGGTTCGCGTGCGCGGGTGGTTCGGCCACGGGGCGCTCGTCGTCGGCGTGCTGATCACGGTCGTCGCGCTGCCGAGGGGCTCGACACCGCTGTACGTCGTCGGCTCGGTCGTGGCCGGGGTCGGCTTCGGGGCGGCGTTCCGCTCCGCCGTGAACGCGCTGGGCGAGGCCGCGCCCAGCGCCGAGCGGGGGCAGGTCTTCGCGACCATGTACGTCGTCAGCTACGTCGCTTTCAGCGTCCCGGCGCTCGCGGCCGGGCTCGCCGTCGCGCGGTTCTGGCTCGAGCCGACCGCGGTCGCGTACGGGGCGCTGGACGTCGCGCTCGTGCTGGTCGCCATGATCATCGGCGCGGTCCGGACGCATCGCGATGACCATGGAGATGCCCGGCGACCGAGCGCGGTGAAACGATGA